One window from the genome of Hydra vulgaris chromosome 02, alternate assembly HydraT2T_AEP encodes:
- the LOC136076291 gene encoding uncharacterized protein LOC136076291 produces MTTSEVFNFTEIPVIDNGIERCEDSEYEPIVGTNINFGDIRIVVREQNLFSLPTKAYLLFEGQLVKLSDGSAFADADQVALTNNGIMQLFSKITYQLGNQDIESIYYPGQATTMLGLLNYSNDFQLAQGLNQLWCKDTASTAVATDNTGFATRQQYIIKSPTTNGTFSFCVPLRHIFGFCDDYDKVIYGLKHTIILTRQSDSSAIFRLSAAAAGKVNLTKIALFIPSVKPSFEEEKKIDNEIKRKVEAPLSFRMRQCDTTTVQQANSFGWQLSCAEIPRYVIVGFQTNRNAGDQTVNSALFDHCDLKNIYVVYNNSTIQYPALDYYCSFPNQQFSRIYRDASMFKERFYGMNEMIANSNITPSNYKDLYPIFVFDVSKQSEKLKSATVQLQVKAFFNTTVPANTQAYAIVISDKMMKLVSDGNKFDVK; encoded by the coding sequence atgacgaCTTCTgaagtatttaattttacagAAATTCCAGTAATAgataatggaattgaaagatgTGAAGATAGTGAATATGAACCTATTGTtggaacaaatataaattttggaGATATAAGAATTGTCGTTCGagaacaaaatttgttttcactTCCAACTAAAGCGTATCTCTTATTTGAAGGGCAACTTGTTAAACTATCTGATGGGTCAGCTTTTGCTGATGCAGATCAAGTAGCTCTTACAAATAATGGTATTATgcaattattttctaaaattacaTACCAATTAGGAAACCAAGATATAGAATCTATTTATTATCCAGGTCAAGCAACTACAATGCTAGGATTGCTTAATTATTCAAATGACTTTCAATTAGCGCAAGGATTAAATCAATTGTGGTGTAAAGATACAGCATCAACAGCAGTAGCTACTGATAACACAGGGTTTGCAACAAGACAACAATACATAATTAAAAGTCCAACTACAAATGGTACATTTTCATTTTGCGTACCTTTAAGACACATTTTTGGATTCTGTGATGACTATGATAAAGTTATTTATGGACTTAAACATACAATAATTCTTACAAGACAAAGTGATAGTTCTGCAATTTTTAGGCTCTCTGCTGCAGCTGCAGGAAAAGTTAATCTTACTAAAATAGCATTGTTTATTCCAAGTGTGAAACCATCATTTgaagaagagaaaaaaattgataatgaaattaaaagaaaagtggAAGCTCCATTAAGTTTTAGAATGCGACAGTGTGATACTACAACTGTTCAACAAGCTAATTCATTTGGTTGGCAATTAAGTTGTGCTGAAATTCCAAGATATGTTATTGTCGGATTTCAAACAAATAGAAATGCTGGAGATCAAACTGTTAATTCAGCATTATTCGATCATTGtgacttgaaaaatatttatgttgtttataataatagcACTATCCAATATCCTGCTCTTGATTATTATTGCTCATTTCCAAATCAGCAATTTTCAAGAATTTATAGAGATGCATCAATgtttaaagaaagattttatGGAATGAATGAAATGATTGCAAACAGCAATATAACTCCTTCTAACTATAAAGATTTATAcccaatatttgtttttgatgtTAGCAAAcaatcagaaaaattaaaatcagctaCAGTACAACTACAagttaaagcattttttaatacaaCTGTGCCAGCAAATACTCAAGCATATGCTATAGTAATATCTGATAAGATGATGAAACTTGTATCAGATGGTaataaatttgatgttaaataa